Genomic segment of Alligator mississippiensis isolate rAllMis1 chromosome 6, rAllMis1, whole genome shotgun sequence:
CTGTACATTTTTTCTGAAAACCAAATGCACGGTGTGTGAAGAAATAAAAAGAGCAGCACTTTAAAGGTGAATCTTTAAATTTTGAAGAAGCATACACTACAAGTGAAGCAAATGGGAGATCATAAAATCTGACACCGTTACAGTATCTTGTTACTTCAAGTTCAATACGTAGAAAGAATGCCTGACATTTCCTGCAGTGGCACAGTGTTCCAACACACTATGCATTAGTTAATATTAATACTACTATAACTAACTTTCCTAGCAGTGTTATTCTATGTACAGTAGTATTTATAAACCAGATACTGTGACAGATCTGAGcctgggggagaaggaagagaatCCTGCACTTTAGatttagaaagagagagaataaataTAACAGAAGTGTTAATggtaaaaataatgtaaaaattaaaaaaaagattaacctTAATGACTTGACTGTCTGATTTATCTGGATCTTCTGCAGACTGAACAATTAGCTGTCCAATTTCTTTGTGCAATTTTCCCATCGTCATCGGCTCTGGGAAACAGAAAATACATCGTATGTTTATTCAGATCATCTAACTCAGCTAGATTGTACCCGTAGCTCTCTGAAAGTATATACACGTGGCAGGAGGAGTAAGATTTCCTATGCCGCTTTCATATTAAAACCATAACTAGAAACTTTATATTTTAATGTATGCCCATCACCTTATCTTCTTTATTGCTTCCTTTTGGCTCACGTCAATCTGCTAAAGTACAAACAGACAACAGAACTTTCCAAGCTCTTCGCTGGCTTTATTGATGCGAAGTACATTGCTAGTTTCCAGAAGGCAGACACAAAATCTTTATATCCAGGACTTTAAGTGACAGCTAAACCAAATATAACcaagttatatttttttctttatatttaaaaatagtacATCCCTTTGACACATAAGAGCCGAAATCCACCAAGTTTTAATGTAGGTTCCTAAATCAGAATACGGTCAGAAATCTGGTCCTTAATGCACTGGATCCTGGTAGAGTGCAAATAAAATGCACCCAGGGGTTTCAAATGTCAATTTACAACATATCATACAATTCTGATGAAAGCTTAAATATTTTACACACATCCTCCCCTCTCCAATTCCATTACTAAGGCACTTACAAATGAATGGCTTATTTTTAAAGGATGATTATCTGTTCATAGCAGCAATATATACACGCGTATGCAAACTACAAACTGAAATCGATGGCAACCAAATTATGAGTCCCCTTCTTAATATCAGTTATTCAACATCCATAAAAGAATTAATTTGCCTGTTTTTAAAGCAGTAAGTTTAAGATGTCCTACTGCTCAAATGCCTTATCTGTCATGCACTGCAAGTTTTGCAAGCAGCATTTCCTGTCAATGTCTAAGTGGATACGAAACCCAGTTCAGTAGGATAtgtaaagggaaagaaaaatttgCGATGCTTTAAAAAGGCACTTTATTCTGCTCAATCTTACATTGCCTAACTGACTTAAAAGCTTAAGTCTCATTTTTAAGGAGATATTGaaaggatttaggtgcctaaacatTTCAACCCTTAGACACTTGGAAGCCTAAATACCACAAATTTTCATTAAGATTTAGGAACCCAAGTCAGCATACCACTAGAAATCTGGGCATTACTAGGCTGGACCCAGGTATAGTTCACaaagaacacacacacatggGTTACAACTGTAAATTTACAATGCACCATATATAGCTAATGAAAGTGTCTATATATTTATACAGGTCCCTACCTGCTCCATTTTCATCCACATCCAGGAAGGCATTCCTATAGCCTGGATTTACCACAGGCCTTTTAGCTCTCAATGGGGAAGGACTATCAAGCACTAGAAACTAGAGTTTTCGAATATGCATGAAAACATGATCAaaatgggggttttttgtttttgtttttatatatgtgGCTCTATGCTGGAGTAATAATGCAAACCAATAAAAGCAtcccaaaggcaaacagcaaccaacccacctttcactagcGGGGAAACGGTAATTTCGCTATCTGCCAAATTCACATACACGTCATAGAGATCCGGTCTATTACTCACTTCGGGATCTGTAAATCCAGCAATATAACCTGGATGGTAGAGATTAACCAGAGTTACCAAGCAAGGAAAATTTCCGATAACACACACATCATATGTGCACATACAAAACAGTGTATGctacaattattttaaaactaagcATCTGACTCAACAGCTACTGCAAAGGAGTCCCTCTCTAGATCAGTGGGCTTTCAGCTAGGCCTGAAGAATTGTTTCCCCCAAAGATTTAAAATTGAATTTTAATAGCACTAAGCGTGGAAGAACAAACATCAGCTGTAATAAGGAGGTTTGTTTTCCAATGTCAAAACACTCACACTGCTCAAAATATTCCTAAAAATGGAACTGTGTTTACTTTCAAAAGGCTAATCTGTATTTAAGAGGCTCCACTCAGATGTCCTTTGCTGTTGTTTGAATCATAATTTTGCAGCTGTAGCATCACATGTTCCAATCGACAGCATGCTAGTAGGTACAACTCAGTGCATTTCCCAAAATAGCTCTTCTCTGTAAACGTGTTTAGCAATTTTGAAGAACAGAAACACATACTAATGGTCAAAATTAAATGTTCAAATTACCATCTGTGTGAGTCAAGAGCAAGGAAGTTCATAAAGTCCTTTCTTCATTCTCTCATGTCCAGCTTTGTGCAGGAGTATagggcagggtagatttacatcttatagactaaccaaagtatatagacacatacatgcacaaatgATGTGTGTAAGGTCTTGGCTTATACTCCCGGTGCTATATATCTAACTTTATATTTTAACGTATTCCCATCACCTTATCTCTTTCATTGCTTCTGCTTTGCTCAGGTCAATCTGCAGAGGCACAAACAGAGAACAGAACTTTCCCAACTCTTTGGTGGCTTTACGGATACGAGTATATTGCTAGTGTCCGGAAAGAAGACAAAAGTCTTCATATACAGGACTTTAAATGAAAGCTAAACCAAATATAAGCAAATtatgttttgtggtttttttatttttacataaagcaccaggagcatgtgtgcacgtgcaccccccctcagcccccacgaGACATACAAGCCAAGAGCTTTTTCAAGCATGATATAAATTTACAATATCTGCCATACAGTGGAGTCATAAATCAGACTCCTATTACTTGGAGCCCATTTTTGGCTAAACCCCACAGTCCTTAACTATCACCATAAAACAGTCAAAACTCAGTTCTAAGATATATAATGAAATATCCATTAATGAGTTAATTTAACTCAAAAAATAAGAAGTTACTGATCACCAATGTAAAAGTCTTTGAAGGTAACAAACACTATTACAATGTGAGGCCTGTTACCAACACTTCCATGTAACACTGCACATTAAGGTTTTTCAATCCATTAGATCTAAAACAATAgcaaaaagcaaaagtaaagaagaaaaatcacttGCAGCTCTAACATGCACTGGGGAAGGGTGAGGGAGACACCATCTGGAATCAGCAACAGAACTATTTATTTGCTTGGTAAAATCGCActaatatctctctctctccctaccccTCAAAGAAAACAGAACCGTACAATCTGATTTCTACAGTAATCTGAAAACCAAACTGAATTATGCTTTGAGAAGTGAGCTCATGAGGGACACAGTATCAGATTCTTCGGGAGAAAAAAATACTATAGGGTGTTGCTTTACCAAAGATGAAATCAATACTATGAATCAGGCTGAACTGGTAACTTGTTACCCCTACCTGGACAGGTCTTTAATGCTTCCAGTTCATCATCATCTAGATGTACATAGGAATGAAGAATTGACCAGTCTTGTCTATGCCATACTAAAGCAGGTAGTGTCCTGAGGAAATGAAGTTGGCATTTGAAACTTAATTTATGGTTGCTTGTACTAATCAATGCACTTACAGCCATAAATGTTTAAAGACAAATATCAACGGTGACATTAAGAGTCTCTTTAATACAATAATACAAGGCTCCCTCCCTCCATACACTCTGTTGAACTTTCTTCTAATATTGATGGTTGCAGAAACTTTATTATTAGTTCTGCTGCTCAGAGCCCCGATTTAGGAAAGCACTTACATGTGTTTAAGCTCCACTGATGTCAATACAACtttagcatgtgcttaacttaaaACATTTCCTTGAGCATTTTCCTGGGTCTCGATACTTTTCTAAATCAGGGCTCACAGTATTTACAAATATATGTTGTACCTGGTAAACTCCTGGATGGCTTCTATTCTAGGGTGATACACTACGATTCTTTTCTTTAACATAAGTGCAGTGTATAAGATAACCATTTCCATTCCAAATTGAGAAACTATATCTAAGAGAGTGAAAGAAAGACAGATTATAGTATTGCAAATGTACTGACTGGCAGTAGTTTTAAAGAGACTGACTAGATGACAGACATCATTATaatcaaaatatattaaaagagtTGATATTAGTTACTTATTGAAACACTGTTTGGAAATATGATTGTAAATCTATTTCATATGAATGCAGACTGACATTACAATGGTTCTCACAATGTATTTAAACAAGACCCAAAGtagttagattaaaaaaaataattaacctTTGATTGAACCTGCAAGATAAGCCTTTCGGGCATCAAAATCTTTGCTGAGGAAAGATCCATTTTCTTCACTCTGGCAGATACCCTTCGTAAGAACTGCAATGTAACTCTCCATCATTTTAACTGGGCTTCCATACTTCAAATAGATtctgtacaaaaataaaaataaaggcctGGTTTCTGACTATGACTGCAAATAGTATGATCAGACATATTAAAAAATCATGGTGTCACCAACGCACTTATTTGAAAGAATTCAGAATTTAGGCATGTGATTGATGCTGGTTTTAAATACTAGAAGAAAAGCCTTTCAGCACGCACACAAAAGCTTGCCTGTCTTTTTGGACCGATGGTTGACTCGCGTTCCAAATAGAATTTGCTCTTTTACAAGTCGGTAAGAGCTACAATTTCAGGGTAAAACCTTGACACATACAAAGAAATAGTCTAGGTGCAAGAACCCGAGCCGTATTAACATGGCCGAGGTTAAGAACGAGAACATTTCTGCACAACTTTATAAGATGTGTGTTtcaggaaggggaaaaacaaTTTTTGTATCCCTCTTACAACTTTTAAAGCAGCGACTAGCTGCATTATCTACATCATGAATTATCAAAGGAACATTAGGACAGAAGTGCTGTAcaggaggcagaaagcaaacaCACTTTAATTCTGTCCCTAGTATACAGAAAACTCTCCCTTCTTGTTAATCCTTCTCTTTCCAGTGTGCTCTAACCAAGTTTCTTCTAGGAAAATGGAAACCAATTCAGATGTAGGGACAACATACTTAAATCTTAAACAGCTTATTTAAAAATGGTGCTGCAGTTTATCTTTCATTTCAGTTTAGCTACAAAGCTGTCACATTCACTTTGAATTCAACTAGTATTTTCCCCACAGACTATTCAGAAATCAAAgctggatggggaaaggggaTCATTTTATAAATCTATGTTAAAGTGATCCACAAAAAGAGCCACAACTAAACTATTTTATGCAGCACTAAAACTGAATTATCTTCAAGGCTCTCCAGTATCTGATAGAGCTTACATTCCATTTGATAGCATCTCTTTGCTTGTCTGCTTATAATGCAAATGCTGCATTTAATCTATTCCCCAGTTTCAGGGACTGCCCATAACTACATCTTTAACCAATTCTAGAGAATGAGGCAGCTGATTAGCCAGCACCTTCCAGCTCCTCCCGTTAGAGTCCAACATAGTGACATCCAATATTATTTCTTTGTAATTATAATTATGGGAATGAGGGACCACGATCTTGTTAAAGGGGAATGCCTGGCACACGGGCCATTGATTATGAGGGGATGAGGATGTGAAAGGACAGAAAGGAATGGGGGTTCCTCCCCTTCTGCTATAGGACAGATATTGCAAGAACACAGAGCTACAGCCACAGGGGATATTCAATGGCATATTCAGTGAGCTTGGTCTGCAAAAGCTACAGAAATCCAAGAGCCCAAAACCTACGAGAGCACATGGGTTAAAAAAAGTCAAACATTTGACTCTGTCCTAATATTTActgcacaaatacaaaacaacCAGATCAAAGGAATCACCAGTCTAGAATTTATATATCTGGAATAACAAATAGTAACCCAAGATCCCAACAGATTGCCATGCTGCCAGACAAAATGCAAACAAAGTTCAATCTCCCATTTTGGCAAGATCCAAATATTTAAACTTTAGTACTACATACAGCTTTCATACAGACCTACACAATATCCTAGTGAAGGCTGCATACTTCTCCGGGTTAAAATCTTTGGCAGTCAGGACAATTGAAAAATGAGTCACCTGTCcaaaacacacagaaaaaaaatgcacgtTGCTTTATATATTTCCATTTCAGTCGAGGTAAATGTTTACATTAAGAAACTCAAATGCAACGCTCATGCCAGACATCACAGTACCAGGAAAATGAGACACAGTAATAGGCTTTATTCATAAAACTGTAGAAGTGACATGGCTAATAGGCTTGACCTACGTCCATAGTCAGGAGTTTTAATATTTGGTGGACCAAGTGAAATTATAAGGAGAGTTACTTTTCCCCTCATTAATCTCATATGGGAGATGAGGTTAGAGTGCAGTGAGAAGACCATAACCTTGTGGATATGCAGGAAGGGCATGAGGAGTCATATTAGAATAAGAGCATAGCAGGGGTAACCGTCTAGTGCTTTTTCCTTAAGAGCATATTAGAGAATGCCATAGAGGTACAAGCCTTACAACAAACTAGCTGAGAGTCTCAACACTACATAAAGAACAGAGGATACAAGTATATCTGCAGTATTTAAATGACCAATAAGTAAAGGTATGCATGTACAAAACCATTCAGAAAAAGACAACACATCATGTATCAACACAAAAAATACTACGAGATCTCTCTGCACATTGCTCATTTCTGATAAAAGTAATCTGCACTTCTAAGAAAACTAATATAATATGAAAAACCTCTTGCCGTTGTTTGTAGCTATAAGATGTAACAGCTCTTTTCCAACACACATTCAAGCCTGGATCTTACATATTTGACCCTACAGTTCTGCACCATCAAACACTCTTCAAATGCTATCTGATACCCATGGAAAAAATTCAGAGATGGTGCAGGTTTGACAGAAAATTAGGTGCAAGTAGTATCCTGTGAGTCTGCAAATATTTCCCTCTgtcaggaagggaaaggaggagtgTATACAGTCAAACAGGGTGTAGCTAGGAAAGCTTCAAAGCCTGGCCTGCAGTTTTGAAAGCTGCTGAAAAACCAACAGGATACAAGATGCAGCAAGAACATCAAGTATatgcggtgctggtcaggccgcagttggagtactgcatccaattctgggcactgcacttcaacagggatgtgactaatcttgagatggtccagaggagggccactcgcatggtcgggggcagcaggccaggccctatgaagagaggctaaagggcctgaatctattcagccttcacaggagaaggctgagaagggatctggtggccgtctataaactcacgagggggaccagcagaaaataggtgaggctctgttcctccaggcaccacctgggataacaaggaataacggccacaaatcgattgggaggagatatcaagagattactttacggttagggctgccaggctctggaatgggttctcaagtgaggtggtactctcccctacctggggggtcttcaagaggaggttgggtagatatttggctggggtattatgatcccagcactcgttcctgcccagggcaaggggtcagacttgatgatctgttcaggtcccttccgaccctagaaactatgaaactatgtataaTGGTGCCCTGCCTAGATCTCTTACTATATTTCTACCTATCAATCCTTTCAAACCCTAAGCTTCTCATCTGACTTATTTCATTCCTTTGTCCCACTGATCTTCACATCTTCTTCCATATTACTCCTTCTGCCAGGAGTAGCCGCCCTGTTTTCAGTACCACTCTTCCTAATTAAAATCAGCCTCCTTGCCAGGTCTATCAGCTCCAATCTTCCACTGGAAGAAAATGTAGtcctgccattaaaaaaaaaaaaagagggagacaCCTTAAAACCATGCAGAGACCAGCTGTCTTTCAATCAATTTACAGAAGCCGTCCATCCACACAGAAGGCTGTAACCGCCTCCCTTTGCCTCTGCCAATAACCGTTATTCTTTTATCATTTCTTGTGCCTAAACTTCAAATTGTAAACTTGTCAGGGCAAGGAAGAACTTTTATTTTAACCTCCTatttctatatctatatagaagCAGACAATAATAATTAAATGAACTGCCCTACCAACAAAGATACCTTTAATGCATCCAGGAGTCAA
This window contains:
- the DENND10 gene encoding DENN domain-containing protein 10 yields the protein MAEPETQLLLGVGLIEKDTNGDALWVWCFPSTTTELRDLLLRKCCLTNENKLLHTFLFGQYKRTWFYITTMEVQDSPVLKKVTHFSIVLTAKDFNPEKYAAFTRILCRIYLKYGSPVKMMESYIAVLTKGICQSEENGSFLSKDFDARKAYLAGSIKDIVSQFGMEMVILYTALMLKKRIVVYHPRIEAIQEFTRTLPALVWHRQDWSILHSYVHLDDDELEALKTCPGYIAGFTDPEVSNRPDLYDVYVNLADSEITVSPLVKEPMTMGKLHKEIGQLIVQSAEDPDKSDSQVIKDISLKTKEILSTLASFTEASDDGEKPTLNIEALKQKRFPPATENFLYHLAAAEQMLKI